The nucleotide window AATTCGAGGGGACAAGTATTTCATGGCGAAAAAGGAAATCGTTCAGGTCATCGACGATCTCGACGGCAAGGTACTGGATCAGTACGAAACCGTCCGGTGGTCGCTCGATGGAAAGAACTATGAGTTCGACACATCGTCGAAGCATGCGCAGCAATTCCGCGATTCGCTGTCGAAGTACCTCGACATCTCCCGTCAGACCGGCCGCGTGACCAAGCGTGCAGCAACGGCCTCGACTGCGACCGGAAGCGGCCGCAACAAGGAGACCACCAAGGCGATTCGGGAATGGGCCATCAAAGAAGGCTACGAACTGAGCGACCGCGGCCGTATCCCGCAAAGCATCATCGAGGCGTTCGAAGCCGCACACTGATCGGTCAGACCTGACCGTCACCGACGACGAGACCTACTGCCCGGCCGCACTTCGCGCGCCGGGCGGTAGGCGTTGGGAGGGCTGTTCACGGTGAGGTCCTTCACCCCGCTGTCGGCTCCCGTGGACCCGGTTCGTGCGCTCGAGCGCATCTCGTGGCTGCTCGAGCGTCGTCGAGAGAGCACCTACCGCGTCGAGGCCTTCCGCCGCGCCGGGCAGGCGGCGGCCGGGCTGGATCCGTCCGAACTCCATGCGCGGGCCGTCGCCGGCACCTTGACCGCGATCAAGGGCATCGGCAAGACCACCGCGGCCGTCATCGCCGAGGCCATCGACGGCGAGTTGCCGGGGTACCTCGCACGGCTGCAGAGCGAGGATCCGCCCACCGCCCCGGGCGAGGCCGAGAACCTCGTCGAGGCCGTGGTCGGTGACCTGCACGCCCATACCGAATGGAGCGACGGCGGGGCGCCGATCGACGAGATGGCTGCCGCCGCGGAGGCGTCGGGTCACGACTGGCTCGCGATCACCGACCATTCGCCGCGCCTGACGATCGCGAACGGGCTCAGCGCGGAGCGGCTCGCCTCTCAGATCGAGGCGATCGATGCCTGGAACGCCGGTCACACAAGCGACTTCCGTCTCTTTCGTGGCATCGAGATCGACATCCTCGACGACGGCGCGCTCGATCAGTCCGACGAGATGATCGCCCGGCTCGACGTCGTGACCGCATCTGTGCATTCCAATCTGCGGATGGCACACGATGCCATGACCGCCCGGCTCGTCGCCGCGGCCTCCGACCCCCGGGTGCACGTCCTCGGCCACTGCACGGGCCGGCGGGTGCTCAGCGGGAGGGGCCACCGTCCGCCCTCGACCTTCGATGCCGAGGCCGTCTTCGCCGCGTGCGCGGCCCACGACACCGTCGTGGA belongs to Gordonia sp. KTR9 and includes:
- a CDS encoding PHP domain-containing protein; the encoded protein is MRSFTPLSAPVDPVRALERISWLLERRRESTYRVEAFRRAGQAAAGLDPSELHARAVAGTLTAIKGIGKTTAAVIAEAIDGELPGYLARLQSEDPPTAPGEAENLVEAVVGDLHAHTEWSDGGAPIDEMAAAAEASGHDWLAITDHSPRLTIANGLSAERLASQIEAIDAWNAGHTSDFRLFRGIEIDILDDGALDQSDEMIARLDVVTASVHSNLRMAHDAMTARLVAAASDPRVHVLGHCTGRRVLSGRGHRPPSTFDAEAVFAACAAHDTVVEINSRPERVDPPDELIAIALDAGCLFAIDSDAHAPGQLDFKILGAQRAAAHGIDPEQIVTTWSSERLSEWLSR
- a CDS encoding histone-like nucleoid-structuring protein Lsr2, yielding MAKKEIVQVIDDLDGKVLDQYETVRWSLDGKNYEFDTSSKHAQQFRDSLSKYLDISRQTGRVTKRAATASTATGSGRNKETTKAIREWAIKEGYELSDRGRIPQSIIEAFEAAH